The Lolium rigidum isolate FL_2022 chromosome 1, APGP_CSIRO_Lrig_0.1, whole genome shotgun sequence region GCATACATTAATTGTTCAGCCGAATTCAAGAGGGAGAAAACTGACGTATtactaacaaaaaaaaaaccctaccTTATAGCATATGGATGATTAACTCATAGCTCCATGCATGAATATGAGAGATGGAGCAAAAGACTCAACAAAAAAACACCACAAAGCAAAACACCGTCCTAATTAGTAACATCTTTTATTCTCTCAGCTACTTAATTACGCGCGCGTGATGGAGATCCGATGCATCCATGGATAGATGGATGCAAAATGTACGTACTTAAGAAGGTTTTGTCCTCCATTTAATCAAGGGCCTTTTCAGGCAATCCCTTGGCGCCGACGTTGAAGAACTCGATGATGACCTCGAGCGGGAGCCCCTTGGTCTCGGGCACCTTGAGCGCGACGAAGACGAGCGCGAGGCAGCAGACGCAGGCGTAGATCCCAAACACTCCGGCGAGGCCGATGGAGTTGAGCAAGACTGGCAGGCTGTAGGTGACGATGATGTCGCAGATCCAGAAGGTGAGGGAGCATATGGCGATGCAGAGGCCTCGGACCCTGGTGGGGAAGATCTCGGCGCAGAGTATGTTTGGGATGGGTCCGAAGCCCATGACGAAGGTGCAGAAGTAGAGGATGACGGAGACGGTGGAGAGCGCGGCGTGCACGTTGGTGTCCATGGGGACGACATTGGAGACGATGAGGATGAGGAGGGAGATGATGAGCACCGGGATGGTCCAGAGGAGCAGGCTGCGGCGGCCGGCCACGTCCATGAGCCTCATGGCGATGCCGATGCTGGGCATCATGAGGAGCGTGGTGAGGCCCGAGATgaggatggcggtggagtcggcgctgaggccgaggccggcgaggaggacgcTCACGCCGGCCTGGTCCAGGATCTGCGGCGTGTAGTAGAGCACGCCATTGATGCCAGAGAACTGCACGTACGCAAACAATGAATTAACCACGTTCGTCAGCATATGCATGCATGGCGCTACGAGATGAAAACAGTCACACGTCCTTACGTATGCGTACGTACCTgctggagaatctggatcatgacTCCGCAGAAGAGAGCGTGGCGGACGCCGGGCTCGAGGAGCTCGCGCCAAGGAGGGCCGGAGGCGGCAGCCTTGGTGGCGACGGCTTCCGGTGGGTTGGCGAAGGCTGGCTCGGTGGGGCTCTGCCCGATGAGGACGTCCTTGGTGTAGAGCATGGACTGGCTCACCAGCGCCGCCGCGTGCACGTACTCGCCGGGGCCGCCGGCGCCCGCTGCTCCATCCGCGCCTCCTGGGACGCCCTCCTCGTGCAGGTACATCCTCTTGACGCCGCCGCGCTTGACGCCATCGGGGCCCACCTTCTCGGTCCACTTCCACGCCAGCTGCCACCCGCCGCCGATGCCCATCGTGCTCGCCGCGTCGACGCCGCCACCTACGCTGCTGAACCGCTGCATGCTCGACTGGCTCCGCGGCACCTCGTTTTTGTTGTTCGCCCTCGTCTCCACCTCCGTGCTCTGCCGGGACAGCAGCGGCGCCTCGAGTCCGCCGGGCGCCGCCGcctggtcgtcgtcgtcgtcgtccgacaggtactcgtcctcgtcgtcatcgtcgggcGCCACGCTCTCTTCGTCCCACCCGGCGCTGGCGCCACCGGCTGTAGCTCCGCCGGCACCAGGCCTCTCCGACACGCTCAGCATGCTTCCGAGGTTGGGGAACAGCGTGCTGCCCCTCATGCTCCCGGCGCCGTCTCCGGGAAGCCGCTCGTGCACGCTCCCCAGCAGCGCCACCACGGGGTCCTTCATCATGTCGAACATGCTCCCCTGCCTCGCGGACCCCGGCTGCAGCCCGAGAGCGCTGCCCAGCATGCTCCCCCTGCCGCCGGCGACGGGCTGGGCCACCCACGACAGTCCCTGCTCCGGCCCGTACAGCGTCACGGTGTCCCTCTGCTCCTGGTCGCCGTCCGCTGGTCCCACGACGTACTCCTCGATCTCCGTCTCGCCGGCGCTGCCCAGACCCTCCACCAGCAGCGCCATCTCGCCGGACACGTCCTCCCGTCCACGCAGCATCTCCAGCACCACCctcgcctccttcatcctccCCTTGCTGACGAGCCAGCGCGGCGACTCCGGCAGGTAGAAGACCGTGAGAAGCAAGTAGATGAGCGAGGGCGCGAAGAGCACGCCGAGCATGGTCCGCCAGCTGGGATCCGGGTTGAGCGTCATGGCGAAGATCATGCAGTAGGACATGCACATGCCGAAGGACCCCGTGAACTGCGGCAGCGTGTTGAGCAGCCCCCGGATCTCGGGCGGCGCCGTCTCGGAGATGTAGACGGGGACGAGCGTGACGGCCAGCCCCACGCCGAAGCCGTCCACGAGACGCGCCAGCAGGAGCATGTACACGTTGGGCGACCACAGCATGGTGAGCCCGCCGAGGAAGTAGAGGAGCGAGGAGGCGATGAGCATCGGGCGGCGGCCGACGATGTCGGCAACCGGGCCGGAgaaggtggtgatgatggtggctcCGATTAGGGACGTGGCGACCACGAGACCCTCGATGGCGGGCTGCGTCTCGAGGTGGAACTCGCGCTTGATGTACAGCACCGCTCCGGCGATCGTGGCGTTGTCCCACCCTTGCAGCAGATTGCCGATGGCGGCCGCCACGGCCACCAGCACCGCGCCCCTCATCGCACCAGCACGAAATCGATCGGGACGTACAGAGCTAGGAAGGAGAAGAGAGAATGAGAGAGTGGCTCGATGTCTTGCTTgctagatggaggaggaggaggaggaggaggaggaggaggagcttgcTACATGGAGGAGCAGATGTACGTGCTTGGCAATGGCCATCCACGAAATGCGGGACCTAAACTTGGTAGGAGAGTGGAATTCTTCCCAGACAGGCGCCGTACCGTACGTACCTCCATCTGATTGCATGCATGGCGCCATCTATTCTCGAGCGAGCACAAAACTCTCCACCCTCCTCCCGATCATGGCGCGCGTCGGTCACATATGCGTCAACATGCCATGCCGCAACTAGCGTGCCTGTGTTTGCTCCAATTTGCTCCCACACCATGTCGTGCGCGCCTGTATCATGGTAGCGTGTAGTCCGACTATGAAAAAGCAAGCTGCACAGGAATTTATTTGCACCGCCCATGAACTATGGATCCATCGACACGTACGTATGGGATATAGCTGataatattctttcagtgggaacAATTGTTCGCGTTTACGACCCGTCAGATCTGTCTTTTAGAACCAGTCTCTAGATGAGGCTCATAGAGAAACTTTGATCTCATGGGATAAATATgggaagcaaatttggtgcacatgagcaccagtgctcctgatttttaaaatatttaaaaactgtatATCTATGTTTTAAAAAATCGTCACATTTATTCCGTGAATACATACATATGTCATGAATACTCGTGCAAAGTTTCGTTAGagattgcattgtattttgagctacaagaaaaaaacaaatttattgCTACGTATAGTGgcatatatttgtcagaaatttgtcttttttgtgtagctaaaaatacaacatatttttctaCAAAATTCACACCGTATCTTCGAAATGTTTCTATGTATGTGAGTATTTAATATCAATTTTTTTGGAATTctaaaaatatgttttttagaaaacaggagcactggtgctcatgtgccaaagacaCTTTCCGATAAATATGCTAGTACTTTTGGTGTCCTCCTTGACTTACACTGCATTCCTGCTCGCTCTTGTGTTGTTTCTGCTGGGAATGAATGGGCTGCTGAATCTTGGTGAGTATGTTCCTATTTATATTTTGAGCCACAGATTGCTTGGTGGGCTGCTAGCTAGCTGATGAGGACATCAACTAGCTGATGGATCAACTCCTCACTCTATGCCTTGCCTCCTATGGATTTCCAGGCTCATGTGCATGTACATCCTGCTGGCCATGATTGGCCTCTGTGATGGCCTCTGCACCCTCAGGCCCAAGACCATGCTAAATGCTTCACCGGTTAACTTTGTTGGACAGAACCTAAATTTCCTTGGAGGTTTTCGTGGGTCACTTGTTCTCAATACAGGCCCCCATAACATTGCTATTGACCTTAATGCAGAACCACATCAGTTAAATGAGGAGGAGTTTCTTGAGCTCAATGATTTAATTAATCCAATTATCCATAATCATGATCAGTCGCCTGTTGTATTTGCCTTGCCAGTCTCTGTCATTCCTCCACAAGTTGATGAAGATGTGGATATGGCCCAACCCCCCGAGGACCATAGTGATATCACTCTTACTATCAGTTCTGCTAATACTCTTTCAACTGAATCAGATGGCTTAGTTAATGGTGCTCCCCAGCATTTACAACACCAGAATCTGCATATTGGCATGGCTCTCCTTCCTCATATTCATGTGGATCTTGTTGCAGTTATGTCGCCAAAGTATGCTTCACAGATTGAATCTTTTTTCTCTCTAAAGAGGGTACCTCTGCTTGGTCAACTAATTCCAAGCTTGATggatctattgtcaacactatgaTTGGCCCAACACAGTGGGCATATTTCTTCACTCCTAAGCTCCCGACTCCCGAGGATTTTGATTGGGCTAAGTCCCTTCTTCAGTCCAAAGTTTGGAAAATTTTGAGTGAAGTTGATGTTCCTTATGAGACCAGCTCACGCTCCTTTGCTCTCCCAAGGCATTGTCCCTCACATGCTCCACCTATTTTCACTCTATCCTTGGATTGTCTTGAAGCTACTCAAGGATTTATGACACCCTAGGCCCCAAAGAAACTGTCCAAGGAACATCTCCGCTCCTCCACCTATGCTCTGCATCTCAAGAAGAGGGATAAGAagactgaaagatcgagatgtcgcctagagggggggggggtgaataggcaattaaaaactcttgcggatttatattgtaagaatgcggaattaaactaacgtttagtttacaagcacaaaccctaaatatgctaagctcaactaagtgtaacaatagcaactagagctaagcaagataggcacaagatatatgtagcacaagtgatagcaagatatatgtacttcaagcacgatggatatcacaaggaaagagagctcgggtatagaaataaccgaggcacgcggagacgaggatgtattcccgtgttcccttcctttgcaagaaggtacgtcacgtttggaggagtggaggtccacgaaggattccccgcgccacgaaggctcaccctattctccgaaccacacccacgaaggataatggccctttccttatggttagcttttcctccgctccggagatggcatgctccacaaccacttcacaagctccacgaaggagaagcccgggcctcttcacaatcttcttgaagagatcaccggagcaccaaccgccaagccaactaggaggtctccctccaagagtaacatgctcacggtctctcactcgaactaatcgtggtggagagctcaacactatgcaatgatgcaaagcaagaacactagaggtgttcaattccttcacactcaaatcccacccaattaacaaatgctaagatgagattggagaggaagaacaatggggaaagtcaacaaaagactccaagatctagatcccaagagttcccctcacttagaggagaaatggttggtggaagtgtagatctagatctcctctcttagatccctcaagaatgagcaagaatcctggagggagacaagagagagagcaagttcttcaaagacaacaatggaggagagagaatagaagaactaactaagcccaaggtggaagaagggctatttatagcccaagagcaaatataaccgttggggaaaaaacaTGTGAAAATAGAAGGAAAAACGGGCCAGAAAagtggcccagccggctgccaggccggctaACCCGGAATTGCTGTTGAGGAGCCCAGCAGGGGGTCCggccgggccggcccagctaccgGGCGGAGCAGCGCACGCGCGGTGAGAGGAAACTTGGTCGCGCGGGGCGACGCGGGGGTGCAGGGCATGGGTGGGCTGCGCTGGGGTGTGAGGCCCAGCCGGCAGAGAGGCCGAACAGGCCGGGGCCAGCGCCAGGCGGGCCGGTGGCTGCCGGGCCCTAGGCCGGACCGAACCGGGGCCGGCTCAGTACTCGGCCCGATTGGCACGAGCGCCGTGGCcggcgcggaccgggtgggccggcggctgggcCGGCTGGCcgccccttttcttttctttttctttttattcttttctcctttttcctttttctttaatagcgaatgctcccgaactctgattcgaatgaaaccaattttgtttggaagatagcaacaaatgctatccaatagaaagtgaaaaACTGAAAACACACAAGTCTGTAGGagaggattttatcatgaatataaaaggtagaaccttatatcatgaataaccggtaaaatcacccaatctcaaaaacacaatagaagatgcatgcggattccgttttcgatgaacttgggcttgttgtaaagctaacaacaagctcaagagcctcgcacagagaaacaccaagaagcaatagggatatgcaaagtatgcaaatgattgagctctctaagacgatgtgatcaagttatccaaccgaaagcccctcttaatattgcggctatctatcctataatccggtctcccatcaaccaccttgagaccggtaaaaggaaaacctagcaaggccatacctttgccttgcgcaccccgcttgatcttgatgatagctcttcaagctccacacaagccggaatgcctcaacttgatcatcgttgcttcgtgaagactcacaaatgctcccccatacaccatgatgggaaagctccattgatgcacatcttcacatatccatcatCGCcacatggacggcaagcttcaagtatgtgatccacttgagatgctcatcttgaacttgcacgactcaaccttgtatcttctcatactctatcgtactatcttgaggtgtataaagaattcttcacttggaatcaagctctcaagatcttggtcattcattgcttatcacataggatagagcatggctaatgttgagttccacataagaactccatcttcatttcttcttcttgatcatatcacatatatatcttaaaatcgatgatcttgatggcaatacacaaggtatatctttatcttcatggcatccatacttgaatccaacacatggagtacaagtagtacctatggaatattccttcatataaactcaatgaaaatattagtccataggggttttcattaattaccaaaaccacacataggggcaatatacccttacaatctcgcccattttggtaattgatgacaaccacaataagagggtttatataatgaatattagagacaagtacgcaacttatt contains the following coding sequences:
- the LOC124684653 gene encoding monosaccharide-sensing protein 2-like isoform X1 codes for the protein MRGAVLVAVAAAIGNLLQGWDNATIAGAVLYIKREFHLETQPAIEGLVVATSLIGATIITTFSGPVADIVGRRPMLIASSLLYFLGGLTMLWSPNVYMLLLARLVDGFGVGLAVTLVPVYISETAPPEIRGLLNTLPQFTGSFGMCMSYCMIFAMTLNPDPSWRTMLGVLFAPSLIYLLLTVFYLPESPRWLVSKGRMKEARVVLEMLRGREDVSGEMALLVEGLGSAGETEIEEYVVGPADGDQEQRDTVTLYGPEQGLSWVAQPVAGGRGSMLGSALGLQPGSARQGSMFDMMKDPVVALLGSVHERLPGDGAGSMRGSTLFPNLGSMLSVSERPGAGGATAGGASAGWDEESVAPDDDDEDEYLSDDDDDDQAAAPGGLEAPLLSRQSTEVETRANNKNEVPRSQSSMQRFSSVGGGVDAASTMGIGGGWQLAWKWTEKVGPDGVKRGGVKRMYLHEEGVPGGADGAAGAGGPGEYVHAAALVSQSMLYTKDVLIGQSPTEPAFANPPEAVATKAAASGPPWRELLEPGVRHALFCGVMIQILQQFSGINGVLYYTPQILDQAGVSVLLAGLGLSADSTAILISGLTTLLMMPSIGIAMRLMDVAGRRSLLLWTIPVLIISLLILIVSNVVPMDTNVHAALSTVSVILYFCTFVMGFGPIPNILCAEIFPTRVRGLCIAICSLTFWICDIIVTYSLPVLLNSIGLAGVFGIYACVCCLALVFVALKVPETKGLPLEVIIEFFNVGAKGLPEKALD
- the LOC124684653 gene encoding monosaccharide-sensing protein 2-like isoform X2, giving the protein MRGAVLVAVAAAIGNLLQGWDNATIAGAVLYIKREFHLETQPAIEGLVVATSLIGATIITTFSGPVADIVGRRPMLIASSLLYFLGGLTMLWSPNVYMLLLARLVDGFGVGLAVTLVPVYISETAPPEIRGLLNTLPQFTGSFGMCMSYCMIFAMTLNPDPSWRTMLGVLFAPSLIYLLLTVFYLPESPRWLVSKGRMKEARVVLEMLRGREDVSGEMALLVEGLGSAGETEIEEYVVGPADGDQEQRDTVTLYGPEQGLSWVAQPVAGGRGSMLGSALGLQPGSARQGSMFDMMKDPVVALLGSVHERLPGDGAGSMRGSTLFPNLGSMLSVAGWDEESVAPDDDDEDEYLSDDDDDDQAAAPGGLEAPLLSRQSTEVETRANNKNEVPRSQSSMQRFSSVGGGVDAASTMGIGGGWQLAWKWTEKVGPDGVKRGGVKRMYLHEEGVPGGADGAAGAGGPGEYVHAAALVSQSMLYTKDVLIGQSPTEPAFANPPEAVATKAAASGPPWRELLEPGVRHALFCGVMIQILQQFSGINGVLYYTPQILDQAGVSVLLAGLGLSADSTAILISGLTTLLMMPSIGIAMRLMDVAGRRSLLLWTIPVLIISLLILIVSNVVPMDTNVHAALSTVSVILYFCTFVMGFGPIPNILCAEIFPTRVRGLCIAICSLTFWICDIIVTYSLPVLLNSIGLAGVFGIYACVCCLALVFVALKVPETKGLPLEVIIEFFNVGAKGLPEKALD